A region of Flocculibacter collagenilyticus DNA encodes the following proteins:
- a CDS encoding thiol:disulfide interchange protein DsbA/DsbL, with product MITVRNGFFLKALFFFVTLSFSFLSSTTFAKQFEQGVHFDVIEGKPSNEPVLTEYFSYYCRHCFNFEPALKSLKTKLPNDMRFKKVHVDFYPGKDKSVQQALTRALIVAEHLKTDEAINKAVFNYIHTQRATFKSEQDIVNLFILHGADGDNVTKLMTSFPVKGKANAMKKAQEALSRKHVLTGVPALIVNDKYKINLSRIDGNNFEGELSELIQYLSKSPK from the coding sequence ATGATCACAGTGCGTAACGGCTTTTTCTTAAAAGCACTCTTCTTTTTTGTCACTCTTTCATTTTCGTTTTTATCTTCGACAACCTTTGCTAAGCAATTTGAACAAGGCGTTCATTTTGATGTGATTGAAGGAAAGCCTTCTAATGAACCGGTGTTAACAGAGTATTTCTCATACTATTGTCGCCATTGTTTTAACTTTGAGCCCGCTTTAAAGAGTCTAAAGACGAAACTTCCTAACGACATGCGCTTTAAAAAAGTCCATGTTGATTTTTATCCTGGCAAAGATAAAAGCGTGCAACAGGCGCTAACACGCGCATTAATTGTGGCTGAACACCTAAAAACTGATGAAGCCATTAATAAAGCGGTATTTAATTACATTCATACTCAGCGTGCGACATTTAAATCTGAACAAGACATTGTAAACCTATTTATCTTGCACGGTGCAGACGGCGATAACGTGACAAAGTTAATGACAAGCTTTCCCGTTAAAGGAAAAGCGAATGCAATGAAAAAAGCACAAGAAGCACTATCTCGCAAACACGTGTTAACGGGGGTGCCCGCACTCATCGTTAATGATAAATATAAAATTAATTTATCACGTATTGATGGTAACAACTTTGAAGGTGAGCTCAGCGAGCTTATTCAATATTTATCAAAATCGCCAAAATAA
- a CDS encoding efflux RND transporter permease subunit, giving the protein MIARFSRKYVSLLSEYPSILIGLVLAVVLVLSYKAPAFRMDASSETLVLERDKALSYYRNIKQQYGNDEFLVITYSPQQPLFNEAVLSDIALLQQRLGELSGVSSVVSILTVPLIQSPPMTLSEVAQNVITLQSPNVDVLLAEQELTSSPLYRNLLISEDASTTAMQINLALDSEYEALQKQRDALYQQEPDSGFNIAQRKQLNQLQQRIKKANTRRVEAQAALIDDVRSIMDKHRANATLFLGGVPMIAADSVAFISNDLVVFGAGVLIFLILTLVIIFHQIRWVVIPLLICSLACVSMLGILGWLDWPVTVVSSNFISLMLIITLSLTIHLIVRYRECQQCHPSWTSQQLVVEAVSSKVVPCFYTAITTMVAFGSLLVSGIRPVMDFGWMMVIGLAIAFILAFTLFPAIAIQLQPKPYAYERDFSKKVTLSLAKPIAQHPILLGALFVGVLLFSAWGISLLSVENRFIDYFKDDTEIHQGMLLIDRKLGGTTPLDVMINAPAAFYASQNSEEDEAADVPAEQEGYDPELGFDPADLALDDGTEASITTTSYWFNMFQLPEVARIHEYLESLPETGKVMSLSSSISLLKILDRKVAEDNFLLAVFHKRLPDTIKNALITPYMSEDGNQVRFSIRVYDSDPNLNRQQLIKKIRADLVNKLGLAPEQIRITGMLVLYNNLLQSLFESQILTIGVVFLMILAMFMLLFKNLKLALIAITPNMLAAALVLGIMGWLNIPLDIMTITIAAIVIGIAVDNSIHYVHRFRHEFSADPTLSYPATVKICHGSIGKALYFTSITVTLGFSILVLSNFVPTVYFGVLTGFSMIVALLANLTLLPLLLVVFEPFGTRD; this is encoded by the coding sequence ATGATAGCTCGCTTTTCCCGCAAATATGTCTCACTACTTAGCGAATACCCCAGTATTTTGATTGGCTTGGTGCTGGCCGTCGTATTAGTGCTTAGCTATAAAGCGCCAGCATTTAGAATGGACGCCTCCTCAGAAACGCTAGTATTAGAGCGCGATAAGGCGTTAAGTTATTACCGAAATATTAAGCAGCAGTACGGTAACGATGAGTTTTTGGTTATTACTTATAGTCCTCAGCAGCCATTATTCAATGAGGCGGTACTTAGCGATATTGCATTATTGCAACAACGATTAGGCGAATTGTCGGGCGTCAGCTCGGTGGTTAGTATTCTTACCGTACCATTAATTCAAAGCCCACCGATGACGTTGTCAGAAGTCGCACAAAATGTCATTACCTTACAATCGCCTAATGTGGATGTGTTGTTGGCGGAACAAGAGTTAACCTCAAGTCCACTATATCGTAATTTACTTATCAGCGAAGACGCCAGTACCACGGCGATGCAAATTAACTTAGCGTTAGATAGCGAATATGAAGCGTTGCAAAAACAACGAGATGCGTTATATCAGCAGGAACCAGATTCAGGCTTTAATATTGCGCAGCGAAAGCAGCTTAATCAATTACAGCAACGCATTAAAAAAGCCAATACCAGACGAGTAGAGGCGCAAGCTGCGCTCATCGATGATGTGCGCAGTATTATGGATAAGCACCGTGCTAATGCAACGTTATTTTTAGGTGGTGTACCAATGATTGCGGCCGATTCGGTTGCGTTCATCAGTAACGATTTGGTGGTATTTGGTGCAGGTGTACTGATTTTTTTAATTCTCACCCTTGTCATTATTTTTCATCAAATACGGTGGGTGGTTATTCCATTACTGATCTGTTCATTAGCATGTGTTTCCATGCTTGGTATTCTAGGTTGGCTAGACTGGCCTGTAACGGTAGTGTCATCAAACTTTATCTCATTGATGCTGATTATTACGCTGTCGCTGACGATTCATTTAATTGTACGGTATCGCGAATGTCAGCAATGTCATCCGAGTTGGACTAGCCAACAGCTTGTAGTTGAAGCGGTGAGTAGTAAAGTAGTGCCCTGTTTTTATACAGCCATAACTACTATGGTGGCATTTGGTTCGTTATTGGTTAGCGGTATTCGCCCTGTGATGGACTTTGGCTGGATGATGGTAATCGGTTTAGCCATTGCATTTATCTTAGCATTTACGTTATTCCCAGCCATTGCCATTCAGCTACAGCCAAAACCGTACGCGTATGAACGTGACTTCAGTAAAAAAGTAACGCTAAGTTTGGCAAAGCCCATTGCTCAACATCCAATATTGCTAGGCGCATTATTTGTCGGGGTTCTGTTATTCAGTGCTTGGGGGATCAGCCTGCTAAGTGTGGAAAACCGTTTTATTGATTACTTTAAGGACGATACTGAAATACATCAAGGCATGTTATTGATTGATCGCAAGTTAGGCGGTACTACCCCACTTGATGTGATGATTAATGCGCCAGCTGCTTTTTATGCCTCACAAAATAGTGAAGAAGATGAAGCCGCAGATGTGCCGGCAGAGCAAGAAGGTTATGATCCTGAGTTAGGCTTTGACCCGGCAGATTTGGCGTTAGATGATGGCACTGAAGCAAGCATCACGACCACAAGCTATTGGTTTAATATGTTTCAGTTACCTGAAGTTGCTCGAATTCACGAGTATTTAGAAAGTTTGCCCGAAACTGGCAAGGTCATGTCGTTGTCATCCAGTATTAGCTTATTAAAAATATTAGATCGTAAAGTGGCCGAAGATAATTTCTTGCTGGCTGTTTTTCACAAGCGACTACCAGACACAATAAAAAATGCGTTAATTACGCCCTATATGAGTGAAGATGGCAATCAGGTGCGGTTTTCAATACGGGTATATGATTCAGATCCGAACTTAAATCGCCAACAATTGATAAAAAAAATCCGTGCAGATCTAGTTAACAAACTAGGGCTAGCGCCCGAGCAAATTCGCATCACAGGTATGTTGGTGCTGTATAACAATTTACTGCAAAGCTTGTTTGAATCGCAAATCTTAACGATTGGTGTGGTGTTTTTAATGATATTAGCCATGTTTATGCTGCTGTTTAAAAACTTAAAGCTAGCGTTAATTGCGATCACCCCTAATATGTTGGCTGCAGCACTAGTGTTAGGAATTATGGGGTGGCTGAATATTCCTTTAGATATTATGACCATTACCATCGCCGCCATCGTTATCGGTATTGCAGTAGATAACTCGATTCATTACGTGCACCGCTTCCGTCATGAGTTTTCAGCGGATCCAACGTTAAGTTATCCAGCCACCGTCAAAATTTGTCATGGGAGTATTGGCAAAGCGCTGTATTTTACGTCAATTACCGTTACGCTGGGTTTTTCGATATTAGTGTTGTCAAACTTTGTTCCCACGGTATATTTTGGCGTGTTAACAGGCTTTTCAATGATTGTTGCCTTACTGGCTAATTTAACCCTACTTCCTTTATTGCTGGTGGTATTTGAGCCGTTTGGAACGAGAGACTAG
- the ccoG gene encoding cytochrome c oxidase accessory protein CcoG: MNDRIEIKNIPVDVEVHKPDPSKQGGYSPESHIYVRSVKGTFQRLRRYMGAVFMLLFMITPWIQYQGHQAILFDIEQQKFHLFALTLWPQDLLVVAFIFMIAAFALFFVTAFYGRVWCGYMCPQTVWTLIYIWMEEKIEGTANQRKLLDKQPWTAKKVMLKTAKHSAWIAFSVFTALTFVGYFTPIGQLFIDFFMLSASAAATVSVWFFAACTYGNAGWMREIMCLHICPYSRFQSAMFDKDTFTVTYDYHRGESRGPRSRKQDHKALGLGDCIDCNLCVQVCPTGIDIRNGLQYECINCGLCIDACDGVMDKMGYPKGLIKYSTEHELEGKKTKTVRMKFLGYLAMMLIMCGALAWSIAARVPFELDIIRDRNQLYRVTSEGLIENVYTLKLLNKSQQDVTVTLDVTGLSKFDFIGRQRVEIQAGEVFTLPVSVAVDPYELKSPITEIYFVVTQEGGESFSIKQDSRFIKGKG; the protein is encoded by the coding sequence ATGAATGACCGAATAGAGATCAAGAACATTCCTGTCGATGTTGAAGTACACAAACCCGATCCCAGCAAACAGGGGGGTTATAGCCCTGAAAGCCACATCTATGTCCGTTCAGTAAAAGGAACATTTCAACGTTTAAGGCGCTATATGGGCGCTGTGTTCATGTTACTGTTTATGATAACACCTTGGATACAGTATCAAGGTCATCAAGCCATTCTATTTGATATCGAGCAGCAAAAATTCCATTTATTTGCATTAACATTGTGGCCGCAAGATTTATTGGTGGTTGCGTTTATTTTTATGATTGCAGCATTTGCGCTATTTTTTGTTACTGCTTTTTATGGGCGGGTGTGGTGCGGCTATATGTGCCCACAAACGGTATGGACGCTGATTTATATTTGGATGGAAGAAAAAATTGAAGGTACGGCCAATCAGCGAAAATTATTAGATAAACAGCCATGGACAGCAAAGAAGGTGATGCTTAAAACCGCTAAACACAGTGCGTGGATCGCGTTTTCAGTCTTTACTGCGTTAACCTTTGTTGGGTACTTCACGCCCATTGGCCAACTGTTCATCGACTTCTTTATGCTTTCAGCAAGTGCTGCTGCTACGGTCAGCGTATGGTTTTTTGCAGCATGCACCTACGGTAATGCGGGTTGGATGCGAGAAATTATGTGTTTACATATTTGCCCGTACTCACGCTTCCAATCGGCCATGTTTGATAAAGACACTTTTACGGTAACGTACGATTATCATCGTGGAGAGTCAAGAGGGCCACGCAGTCGTAAACAAGATCATAAAGCGTTAGGGCTGGGCGACTGTATCGACTGTAATTTGTGTGTGCAAGTATGCCCGACAGGGATTGATATTCGCAATGGCTTGCAATACGAATGTATTAACTGTGGTTTATGTATTGATGCATGCGATGGTGTAATGGATAAAATGGGTTATCCCAAAGGGTTAATTAAATACTCTACTGAGCACGAATTAGAGGGTAAAAAAACCAAAACGGTTCGCATGAAGTTTCTTGGCTACCTAGCGATGATGCTGATTATGTGTGGTGCATTGGCGTGGTCAATTGCAGCGCGAGTGCCATTCGAATTAGATATTATTCGAGATAGAAATCAGCTATATCGTGTTACCAGCGAAGGCTTAATCGAAAACGTATATACCTTAAAATTACTGAATAAATCGCAACAAGATGTCACTGTTACACTTGATGTAACCGGGCTCAGTAAGTTTGACTTTATTGGCAGACAGCGCGTTGAAATTCAAGCAGGAGAAGTGTTTACTTTACCTGTGAGTGTCGCAGTAGACCCATATGAGTTAAAATCTCCCATCACAGAGATATATTTTGTTGTTACCCAAGAAGGCGGCGAGTCGTTTAGCATTAAACAAGACAGCCGTTTTATCAAAGGTAAAGGTTAG
- a CDS encoding thiol:disulfide interchange protein DsbA/DsbL, with product MKKLITLIFITLLLPLTACAKQFEEGTHYTTFEGMESSKPEVKEYFSFYCPHCFNFEPLVKSIKGNLPEGVKFEKSHVDFLRAASPEIQHALTRAMVVAKHLKMEDKLNKAIFEYIHKQRAPFTSEKDIRNLFVLQGVDGEKFDKLMKSFPVKGKANAMKKSQDELTRRGVLTSVPTFIVNGKYKIIFDDLDRNNFEAELKALIAHLSAKK from the coding sequence ATGAAAAAACTGATTACCCTTATTTTTATTACGTTATTATTGCCTTTAACGGCATGTGCTAAACAGTTTGAAGAAGGTACTCATTACACTACTTTTGAAGGAATGGAATCAAGCAAGCCTGAAGTAAAAGAATACTTTTCTTTTTATTGTCCGCACTGTTTTAACTTTGAACCTTTAGTGAAAAGTATTAAAGGTAACTTACCTGAAGGTGTGAAATTTGAAAAAAGCCATGTTGACTTCCTTCGTGCAGCATCGCCTGAAATTCAACACGCACTAACACGTGCAATGGTAGTAGCAAAACATTTAAAAATGGAAGATAAATTAAACAAAGCCATTTTTGAATATATTCACAAGCAACGCGCGCCGTTCACTTCTGAGAAAGACATTCGCAACTTATTTGTTTTACAAGGCGTAGATGGCGAAAAGTTTGATAAATTAATGAAAAGCTTTCCTGTTAAAGGCAAAGCAAACGCAATGAAAAAGTCACAAGACGAATTAACACGTCGTGGTGTATTAACTAGCGTTCCTACGTTTATTGTAAATGGTAAATATAAAATTATTTTTGATGACTTAGACAGAAATAATTTTGAAGCTGAGCTAAAAGCATTAATTGCACATTTATCAGCAAAGAAATAA
- a CDS encoding acyltransferase: MLSFLPGFLMIPFSFTLYSLNLAFCGMIILFGGILKLLLPFSACHRVNYTVMHAVYRLWAIINFSIMRLTNPLQWEVEGDDKLDLKSWYLIIANHQSWIDILVISQFALFKIPAPKFFLKEELRWVPFIGTACWALDMPFMKRYSRQYLEKNPHLKGKDIETTKKSCEKFKDHPTSIINFVEGTRFTAEKHQKTGSKFRHLLAPKAGGIAFTLAAMGEQFDKVLNITILYPDNQGRVMFDLLSGNLKRIHIQVEQVEVTTDVIGDYFNDDSFKNRFQVWLNEKWQQKDKLIAQMLG, translated from the coding sequence ATGTTATCGTTTTTACCTGGATTCTTAATGATCCCATTCTCCTTTACCTTATATTCATTAAACTTAGCTTTTTGCGGGATGATTATTTTATTTGGCGGCATTCTTAAGTTGCTATTACCCTTCAGCGCCTGCCATCGCGTTAACTACACAGTTATGCATGCGGTTTATCGCTTATGGGCCATCATAAATTTTTCAATTATGCGCTTAACTAACCCACTCCAGTGGGAAGTGGAAGGTGACGATAAATTAGATTTAAAAAGCTGGTATTTAATTATTGCCAATCATCAAAGCTGGATTGATATATTAGTGATCAGCCAATTTGCCTTATTCAAAATACCTGCACCTAAATTCTTTTTAAAAGAAGAATTACGCTGGGTACCGTTTATTGGCACTGCATGCTGGGCACTAGACATGCCCTTTATGAAGCGATACAGCCGTCAATATTTAGAAAAAAATCCGCACTTAAAAGGTAAGGACATCGAAACCACTAAAAAATCGTGCGAAAAGTTTAAAGATCATCCAACCAGCATTATCAACTTTGTTGAAGGCACCCGTTTTACTGCTGAAAAACACCAAAAGACCGGTTCTAAATTCAGACATCTACTGGCTCCAAAAGCAGGCGGCATTGCCTTCACGCTGGCCGCAATGGGTGAGCAATTCGATAAAGTATTAAACATCACTATACTTTACCCAGACAACCAAGGCCGCGTTATGTTTGACCTGTTATCTGGCAACCTAAAGCGTATTCATATTCAAGTTGAGCAAGTAGAAGTCACTACAGACGTGATTGGCGATTACTTTAACGACGACTCTTTTAAAAATCGTTTTCAAGTATGGCTTAACGAAAAATGGCAACAGAAAGATAAACTTATTGCACAAATGCTAGGCTAG
- a CDS encoding sensor domain-containing diguanylate cyclase: MQTPKMPDHEAERVASLHCLNVLDTPSEERFDRITRLARRLFNTKIALVSLVDSNRQWFKSSIGLNATETPRDISFCGHTILGDEPFIINDALADDRFHDNPLVTGEPNIRFYAGCPLTGPNGYKIGTLCVIDDEPKALSHNDLQDLIDLASMVERELSALAMATIDELTMIHNRRGFEYSARKSLDFCHRQAMPATLAYIDLNHFKTINDTYGHQAGDRALVTFAQMLQQQLREMDVYARMGGDEFAILLNDTDESTAHHILTRFRQSVENFNQSNNLPFPLKFSLGLATSKQEEKVSLEHLLHQADTKMYQQKRNVECVA; encoded by the coding sequence ATGCAAACGCCAAAAATGCCTGATCACGAAGCTGAACGTGTCGCTTCGTTACATTGTTTAAATGTACTAGATACACCTAGCGAGGAACGCTTTGATCGTATCACCCGATTAGCTAGACGTTTGTTTAATACTAAAATTGCATTGGTCAGCCTGGTGGACAGTAATCGTCAATGGTTCAAGTCTTCCATTGGCTTAAATGCCACCGAAACTCCGCGCGATATTTCATTTTGTGGCCACACCATTTTAGGTGATGAACCATTTATTATTAATGATGCCTTAGCAGACGATCGCTTTCACGATAATCCATTAGTAACCGGCGAACCTAACATTCGCTTCTATGCTGGTTGTCCACTGACTGGCCCTAACGGCTATAAAATTGGCACATTGTGCGTGATTGATGATGAGCCTAAAGCGTTATCACACAACGACCTCCAAGATTTGATTGATTTAGCGTCAATGGTTGAACGTGAGTTAAGCGCTCTCGCGATGGCAACGATTGACGAATTGACCATGATCCATAATCGCCGCGGTTTTGAGTACAGCGCTCGAAAAAGTTTAGACTTTTGTCATCGCCAAGCCATGCCAGCTACGCTTGCTTACATAGACTTAAATCACTTTAAAACAATTAATGATACGTACGGCCATCAAGCAGGTGATCGTGCATTAGTTACGTTCGCACAAATGTTACAGCAGCAACTACGTGAAATGGACGTTTACGCGAGAATGGGCGGTGACGAATTTGCAATACTCTTAAATGATACTGACGAGTCGACTGCACACCACATTCTTACACGCTTCAGACAGTCTGTTGAAAACTTCAACCAGTCTAATAATTTACCTTTCCCGTTGAAGTTTAGCTTAGGATTAGCAACCAGTAAGCAAGAAGAAAAAGTCAGCTTAGAACACCTGCTACACCAAGCTGATACCAAGATGTATCAACAAAAACGCAATGTTGAATGTGTAGCTTAG
- a CDS encoding serine/threonine protein kinase — MSQFCFTGLSPDLILDAIESIGIYPDSGLLALNSYENRVYQFHDEALKRYVVKFYRPQRWTKEQIQEEHDFSFELQEDEIPMVAPLKFAGQSLFEYQGYMFAVYPSAGGRIFEVDNLDQLEWMGRFIGRIHTVGQRQAFTARPTITTEEYLSQAADTLKQSGYIPSHLDEAFFTILNHVCKLAAEQYHETNLIRLHGDCHAGNILWTDGGPHFVDLDDARMGPAIQDLWMMLSGDRQTQLLQLDTLISGYEEFCDIDHGQFKLIEPLRAMRMVNYMAWLAKRWQDPAFPRSFTWFNTDKYWEQQILALKEQMSALQEPTLRLLP, encoded by the coding sequence ATGAGCCAGTTTTGTTTTACCGGGCTAAGCCCGGATCTAATTTTAGATGCCATTGAAAGCATTGGTATTTATCCTGATTCTGGCTTACTAGCTTTAAATAGCTATGAAAACCGTGTCTATCAGTTTCATGATGAAGCGCTAAAGCGTTATGTGGTGAAATTTTATCGCCCGCAACGTTGGACAAAAGAACAAATTCAAGAAGAACACGATTTTTCGTTTGAACTGCAAGAAGACGAAATTCCTATGGTTGCGCCGCTTAAATTTGCGGGACAGTCGCTATTTGAATATCAGGGCTACATGTTTGCGGTTTACCCCAGTGCGGGTGGTCGCATTTTTGAAGTTGATAATTTAGATCAGTTAGAGTGGATGGGGCGATTTATTGGCCGTATTCATACCGTAGGGCAGCGGCAAGCGTTTACAGCGCGCCCTACCATCACAACTGAAGAATACCTAAGCCAAGCGGCAGACACGTTAAAACAAAGTGGCTATATACCGTCGCACTTAGATGAAGCGTTTTTTACTATTTTAAACCATGTATGCAAATTAGCGGCAGAGCAGTATCACGAAACGAACCTTATTCGGTTACACGGTGACTGCCATGCCGGTAATATTTTGTGGACCGACGGTGGCCCGCATTTTGTAGACTTAGACGATGCGAGAATGGGACCCGCTATTCAAGATCTATGGATGATGCTTAGTGGAGACAGACAAACGCAATTACTACAGCTTGATACGTTGATTTCAGGTTATGAAGAGTTTTGTGATATTGACCATGGTCAATTTAAGCTCATCGAGCCACTGCGTGCCATGCGCATGGTTAATTACATGGCATGGTTAGCTAAGCGATGGCAAGACCCGGCATTTCCGCGCAGTTTTACTTGGTTTAATACCGACAAGTATTGGGAGCAACAAATTCTGGCGTTAAAAGAGCAAATGTCGGCGTTACAAGAGCCCACACTGCGTTTGTTGCCTTAA
- a CDS encoding mechanosensitive ion channel family protein produces MAMKDLIHSFLSHLPYSEALSSVSSFVVFILIGLVTFYAVQLLFMPVFFSVLARITSLEAVRPRHKKALSLYLSHLGFVLVWLNFEEFYIGHLASIKGASFILSHIYFYIVVGLIITAILNLIGSLYNQLKFSRDVPIKGLIQVLKLLTFIVTTILLISILVNKSPLYLLSGIGALTAVLILVFKDTILGFVASIQIAANRLVAIGDWIEVEKYGADGEVLDLGLNTVKVKNWDNTVTSIPTYALISDSFKNWRGMQESQGRRIKRAILIDIQSIKAISDDEKTQISKQLNDFLFQERTQTNLGLFREYVEAQLKHHPRINHNMTCMVRQLPPGAQGLPLEIYCFSQDKNWVSYEHIQASVIESIYTQLVNFDLRAFQAPTGQDFSTISQPSVLPQLSGEHYVQ; encoded by the coding sequence TTGGCCATGAAAGATCTTATTCACTCTTTTCTCTCTCATTTACCCTACAGCGAGGCGCTCAGTTCAGTATCTAGTTTCGTTGTCTTTATACTTATCGGTCTTGTTACATTTTACGCAGTGCAACTGTTGTTTATGCCTGTTTTCTTCTCTGTTTTGGCTCGGATCACATCGTTAGAGGCTGTCCGTCCTCGACATAAAAAAGCGCTATCGCTCTACCTTTCACACCTTGGTTTTGTGCTAGTTTGGCTAAATTTCGAAGAGTTTTATATTGGTCATCTAGCGTCCATCAAAGGCGCGAGTTTTATTTTATCGCACATCTATTTCTACATCGTTGTGGGGTTAATTATTACCGCCATCTTAAATTTAATTGGTAGCTTGTATAACCAGCTTAAGTTCTCCCGTGATGTACCCATTAAAGGGCTCATTCAAGTACTCAAACTACTCACATTTATTGTTACCACCATTTTACTTATTAGTATTTTAGTGAATAAATCACCTCTATATTTGCTGTCAGGTATTGGTGCACTAACTGCAGTACTGATCTTGGTCTTTAAGGACACCATTTTAGGTTTTGTGGCCAGCATTCAAATAGCGGCTAATCGCTTAGTCGCCATTGGTGATTGGATCGAAGTGGAAAAATACGGTGCCGACGGTGAAGTGTTAGATTTAGGGCTCAATACAGTTAAAGTGAAGAACTGGGATAATACTGTTACCTCTATTCCCACTTATGCCTTAATCAGTGATTCTTTTAAAAATTGGCGTGGCATGCAAGAATCGCAAGGGCGTCGAATTAAGCGGGCAATTCTTATTGATATTCAATCGATTAAAGCAATTTCAGATGATGAAAAAACACAAATTAGTAAACAGTTAAATGACTTTCTATTCCAAGAGCGTACTCAAACTAACCTTGGCTTATTTCGCGAATACGTAGAAGCACAGTTAAAACATCACCCAAGGATCAACCATAATATGACCTGTATGGTAAGGCAACTTCCGCCAGGTGCACAGGGGTTACCACTTGAAATTTATTGCTTTAGCCAAGACAAAAACTGGGTCAGTTACGAGCACATTCAAGCAAGTGTGATTGAAAGCATTTATACTCAATTGGTTAATTTTGATTTACGTGCGTTCCAAGCCCCTACCGGGCAAGATTTTTCTACCATTTCACAACCCTCGGTATTACCGCAACTATCAGGAGAGCATTATGTACAGTGA
- a CDS encoding DUF3429 domain-containing protein: protein MPSIIKALGYLGLVPFIYLAIVTWLPAVNVFSLNAAVVFRFYSAVILSFMAGALWPLAFLKVSPEKAGAAVSVNPRIAFTAIGFSLLAWGAILMGMKAALFVLGVAFIALWKTEENIGVNGYYPQWYQWLRAQLTVTVAVCHIVVWLAVE, encoded by the coding sequence ATGCCTTCAATTATTAAAGCGCTCGGCTATTTAGGCTTAGTCCCATTTATCTATTTAGCCATTGTTACTTGGTTACCAGCGGTCAACGTGTTTTCATTGAACGCCGCCGTTGTTTTTCGATTTTACAGTGCGGTTATTTTAAGCTTTATGGCTGGCGCATTATGGCCCCTTGCTTTTTTAAAAGTGTCACCAGAAAAAGCAGGTGCAGCAGTTTCGGTAAACCCTAGAATCGCGTTTACTGCGATTGGCTTTTCACTATTAGCTTGGGGCGCAATATTAATGGGAATGAAGGCCGCTTTATTTGTGTTGGGTGTGGCATTTATTGCGCTGTGGAAGACCGAAGAAAACATTGGTGTGAATGGTTATTACCCGCAGTGGTATCAATGGTTGCGAGCGCAATTAACGGTAACAGTAGCCGTGTGCCATATTGTGGTATGGCTAGCGGTAGAATAG
- a CDS encoding VOC family protein, translating to MYSDKLGGICWADLTTDNASEIRDFYQSVIGLESKGVDMTDDKGNKYQDYAMISPEDENAQTGVCHRKGCNSKIPNQWLVYFNVASIDDAVTACETQGGKVIDPPRAMGEKRMCVIQDPSGAYVGLIGA from the coding sequence ATGTACAGTGACAAACTAGGTGGCATTTGTTGGGCCGACTTAACCACAGATAACGCTTCGGAAATTCGCGATTTTTATCAATCTGTTATTGGCCTTGAGTCAAAAGGTGTGGATATGACAGATGATAAGGGCAACAAGTACCAAGATTATGCGATGATCTCTCCTGAAGATGAAAACGCCCAAACTGGCGTATGCCATCGCAAAGGCTGTAATAGCAAAATACCTAATCAGTGGTTGGTTTACTTTAATGTTGCCTCAATTGACGATGCAGTGACAGCCTGTGAAACCCAAGGAGGTAAAGTCATTGATCCGCCTCGTGCTATGGGCGAAAAACGCATGTGCGTGATTCAAGATCCAAGCGGCGCTTATGTGGGGCTAATTGGCGCATAA